One genomic segment of candidate division KSB1 bacterium includes these proteins:
- a CDS encoding MoxR family ATPase has translation MFSLWVDYPAADEEVQIVRSTTSAYSADLSKVLNAAEIVALQDLVRRVPVADAVIRYAVELVRKTRPNHDGAPKFIRDWISWGAGPRASQYLILGAKTRAILDGRPTPDIADVRAVTLPVLRHRLVTNFNAEADGVGTEEIVRRLLDSTEA, from the coding sequence TCATGTTCAGTCTTTGGGTGGATTATCCCGCTGCAGACGAGGAAGTACAAATCGTCCGGTCAACGACCAGCGCCTACAGTGCTGACCTAAGCAAGGTATTGAACGCGGCGGAGATTGTGGCCCTCCAGGACCTGGTGCGGCGCGTGCCAGTGGCCGATGCGGTGATTCGCTACGCCGTGGAGCTAGTGCGGAAGACGCGCCCAAACCATGACGGGGCACCCAAGTTCATTCGGGACTGGATAAGTTGGGGTGCCGGCCCCCGCGCCTCGCAGTACCTCATCCTCGGCGCCAAGACGCGAGCCATTTTGGACGGCCGCCCCACGCCCGACATCGCCGATGTGCGGGCAGTGACCCTGCCAGTCCTCCGGCATCGGCTGGTTACCAACTTCAATGCAGAAGCAGACGGCGTGGGCACCGAGGAGATCGTGCGCCGACTCCTAGACAGCACTGAAGCATGA